TCCCTCGTCCCTCGTCCCTCGCCCCACGTCCCACGTCCCTCACCCTTCACCATGCCAATCTTCCTCAAGAACATCCGCTCCTACGCTTACCACGGCTGCCTGCCTGAGGAGGCACGCATTGGCGGGAATTACCGGGTGGATGTTCGTTTGGATTTTGATTCGGGGAAGTCGGAGCGGACGGATGATCTGAAGGATACTGTCGATTATTGTCAGGTCTATGACATCGTGCAGCGCGAGATGGCCATTCGTTCAAAGCTGATCGAACACGTGGGGGCAAGGATCGCGGATGCTTTGCTTAATGAGATTGCCCTGCTTGATGCGACTACGGTACGCGTCACCAAGATCGCTCCGCCCATGAACGGCGATGTGCAGGAAGTGCAGTTTATCGTGCGACGTTCCCGTTCGGGAAAATGACGTTTGGGAATTTGCAGCTTGGGAACGATTCCCGAAACGGGAAATCGGAATTAGGAAAAGTTTTGAAATTTTCGTATTTTCTCATTCGGCACGGTATTTTTTCTCGCCGGACATGTAAGAGATCGGTCTAATATTTTCAACGTATGCGCTGCCGTCCGGGTAATAAGGTACATGCGCAGTGTCAAGAAATCACCCTCCCGGATCCGGTTCGCGCCACGAACCCGTCAGCGATTCCGCCAGCGGCTGGTCGTCGCCAGTTTGTTGCTGTTCTTCCTGATTTCCGGCGTCGTTTTCGTTTACATGAATCTGGGCGATAGTCGCGAAGCCTACGCGGTCGCGAATATTTCCTGGAACGGCAACATCAGTACCGACTGGAATACGGCCGGCAACTGGTCGCCAGCCAACGTACCGGGCGCATCCGATAACGTGACCATTCCCAACCGTACCAACCAACCGGTATTGTCGGCGAATGTGAGCGTTCAGAACCTTACCCTGAACAACGGGTCCAACCTGAAGCTGAACGGCAAGACGCTGAACGTCACCGGAACCTTCAACCAGCAGTCGGGTGGCGCACTCGACCTGGAAGGCGGCATCCTGAATGCTTCGGGCAACGCTTACTTCTCACCGGGAACCATTGCCGATGCCGCTGGCACAGGCAGCGTGAGTCTGACAGGCCCCACGGTTTCCATCGGTGCGAGTGGCGGTACGCTGACCTTCGCGCCGACCCTTTCGATCAGCAGCAACAGTATTTCACTTCGCAGTACCATTTTCCAGAAGGCCGTCGATATTCGTAAGACCGGCGGCGGTAACGATGCCAGCGCGGGTGGAAACACCTTCCAGGCCGCGCTGACGTGTACGCTGCAGGCCGGCGGATATTTCGTGATGTCCAATTCGAACGGTGACGTGTACAATGCCGATGTCACGATCACGAACAACTCCTCCGGTACCTTTTACCTCTCGCATGGCGGTACATCGACCTTTAACGGGAATGTCACACTCAACAACAGCGGAACCGGTGGTTTCCAGATCGGCGCAAGCGGTGGTACTTCCAACTTCGCGGCCGACAAGACCTTCCTGACGAGCGGTTTCAGCGGCGGTCCGCTGACGATGAATCGCGTGAACCAAAGTGGTAGCAGCACTTCGACTTTTACAGCCTCCCTCACGAACTTCAACTCGACCAACGCGGTCTGCATCGCGCCGATGAGCCTCGTGTGCAGTGGAACGGCGAACATCACCAACGGCACTTTCTACAACGACTTTTCCCTGGAAGCCAATGATATCAACCTGGGGCAGTCGAACCGGCTCGCAACGGTATCAGGCAATGTATCTATCAAGAAGAAAGGCGGTAGCAGCAACACCTGGACCGGCGGCAACCAGTTTGGTAACGCGGGCGGTACGGTGAGCATCATCCATCAGGGTGGTGGAAACCTGGCGCTGGGCGGGACGAACGGCGATACGATCAACGCGCCGATGACGTTGACGAATGCCACGACCTCCGGTATCTTCTATTTCGCGCACAACGGCTCCTCCTATGCAACCGAAGACATCGCACTAAGTTGCGGTTCGAGCGGAGGTATCTACATCGGCCAATCCAACGGCCGATTGGCCTTTGCGCCGGACAAGGCATTATACACCGAGAGCCATACGCGCGGTCCTTTGTTGATCCGTAACCTTACGGAGAGCGGGACCACGGCACGGACCATCGACGCCACCACCGGCGCCTGTACCTTCAACAATTGTTATCTGACCACCGCTGTCCGCATCGTGGCAACGGGTCAGATCAACCTCCAGAATTCCGACCTCGTGAACAACGTGAGCTTTTCCGCCCCGGACTATTCTTTCAGCGGCGGCAATCGGTTGGCGACACAGTCGGGTGATGCGGAGATCACCTTCACCGGTGTGAGCGGCGACTATTGGAACGGGGGAAACACCTTTGGAAACAGCAGCGGCGTGATCCGGATCACCAACAACGGTTCGGGACAGGTCGTTGTCGGAAATGGATCTGGTGACACGTACAATACCGACGTGATCCTGTCGAATAATACACCTTCGTCCATCTTTTATTTCGCCCATGCCGGTACCAATACCTTCGCCGGCAATGTGCAGGTGAACAATATTTCTACCGGCGGTCTGCAGTGGGGCGCTTCCAACGGGACCTCGACCTTCGCGGCCGGCAAGGTGATCTACACCGGCGATTACCGCAACGGTCCCCTGCAGCTTTCGCGCATCACCCAGAGCGGCACCACCGACAAGACGATCCAGGCCATGCCGACGATCTTCCAGGTCAACAACTCCACCCTCATCACCGCAGTCAACGTGCAGTGCACCGGCGCTTCGGCCCTGACGAGCGCCAACCTGCTCTCCAATGTGCGCCTGCGCGCGACGGATATTACGCTATCCGGCGCCAACCAACTGGGGACCCAGGGTGATTCGCTTGTGCTCGAGAAGACAGGCAACAACGGCAACAACTGGTCCGGGGGCAACACGTTCGGAAGAACCGGCGGCTACATGGAGCTGCGTGTGAGCGGCAACGGCCAGCTCGTACTGGCCAACAGCACCCGCGACCTGTTCCTGAGCGATGTTCTTCTCCGCAATCAGGGTTCCGGCATCCTGTACGTGGCCCACAACGACAACACCGGCACGGTGTTCGGCGGCGACCTCGAACTCAGCAATACCGGTACGGGCTCGATCAGATTCGGTCAGTCGGGCGGTACGGCCGTGCTGGCATCGGGCAAGCGCCTGATCGTACGCGATTCGCTCTTTACGTCCGGCGACCTGTACCTGCGGCGCTTCACCCAACTGGGCAGCACGGCGATCGATATCAACGTCCGAAGCGGGACCGGTTCGATCTACTTCCAGACGAGTTCGGTCTTCAACGGCACGCTCTCCGTCGCCTTTCCGCAGGTGTACCTGAACGGAGCGACCTTCAACGGCAGCACACGGGTCGAGAAGACCGGTGCGACGGATAACAACAGCAGCGGGGACAACATCTTCAACGGGCCCGTACTGCTGGCCAACAGCGGTACCGGCGCATTCAACCTAGCCGTATCGAATCCGGACGACTTCAACGCAGCGGCCACGTTCCAGCAGCACGGCAGCGGAGCGATGAACCCGGCCTATAACAACAGCAACACCTTCGCCGGAGACCTTTCCACGCTGGGCACAACGACGGCCATCACCTTCGGGGCCGGCAGCGGTACCGTGCGGATCAACGGCACCTCGGCCCAGGTCTTCAGCAACGAAGCAGCGAAACCGGCAACGGTGCGCCGACTGACCATGGTGAATACCGGTCCGGGCCTTACCCTCAACGGTCCACTGACCGTCTCGTTGTCGCTCACCCTGACCAGCGGCCTGATCACCACGACGGACAACAACCTGCTGACCTTCGCCAACGGTTTCAGCAGTGTCAGCAATACCTCCAACACCAGTTACGTGAACGGCCCCGTGCGCAAGACCGGGAACCAGTCGTTCACCTTCCCGGTCGGGAAGAACGGCTATTACCGGCCGATCTCCATCTCCGCACCTTCGACCGCAACGGACCAGTTCATTGCCGAGTATTTCCAGTCCGATCCGGCCGGCTTCAGCGATGTGACACGACTGGAAGCAGCCCTGAACCGGGTCAGCCGTTGTGAATACTGGAACCTGCGCCGCAATGCCGGCAGTTCGAACGTGAACGTCACGCTGAGCTGGAACACGACCAGTTGCGGCGTATCGGTACCCTCGCAATTGCGTGTGGCGCGTTGGGACAGCAGCGGTACGATGTGGCGCAACCAGGGGAATGGCGGCACTTCGGGCAACCCGGCTTCGGGAACGCTGGTGTCGACGCCAGCGGTGACCCAGTTCGGGCAATTCACGCTCGGATCCTCGACGGCTAACAATGCCCTGCCGATCGAACTGTCGGCCTTCTCCGCGGAGAAGACCGGGGCGCACGTCCTCGTGCGCTGGGAAACGATGAGCGAGATCAACAACGACTATTTCAACGTGGAGCGCAGCGGAGACGGGGAGCACTTCGAGGTGCTGAAAACCTTGCCCGGAGCGGGTAACACGACGGAGCGGAAGCAGTATCAATGGCTCGACGAGCAGCCGCTCGACGGCATCAGCTTTTACCGCTTGCGCCAGACCGACTACGATGGAAAGTTCGAAGTGTTCGATCCGGTTTCGGTGAAGCGCGGTGAAGCGACGGAAGAGTTCCGGCTCATGAGCGCGGCGCCGAATCCGTTCACCGACCAGATGAAAGCGGTCATTTACCTGCCTGCAGCCGGCGACGTGCTCTTCGACCTGAGCGACCTGAACGGCAGCAGCGTCTTCAGTAACCGCCTGCCGGCCACCGGCGGGGTGAGTGTCCTGCAGGCGGCCGAACTGGGTCGCCTGCAGGCCGGGTTCTACCTGCTGCGGATCTTCGTGAACGATGAGCTGAAACAGAGTGTGAAGCTGCTGAAGCAGTGACCGTGCGCCTGTCTGGCCAACTACCTGATTAACAGGGGGAAAATTGACTATCGGCGATATGCGGAGAAGGCAACTTCAAGGTCCGTAACGCCGTAAAATTGGCCTCGCACTTGGGAAAACGCTATATTTGCGCTCCCCAAAAGGTCCTGTGGCCGAGTGGCTAGGCAGAGCTCTGCAAAAGCTCCTACAGCGGTTCGAATCCGCTCGGGACCTCCGAAGTTCGTTTCATCCGGACTCATTAAGCCTCGTTTCAGCGAAACGGGGCTTTTTTGTTTTCATTAGAAGGTGTTAGGAGACGTTGGGAAGCGGAAGTGATTCGCTGAGGTTTCGCTGAGAGGGTTTTGGGTGATTCGCTAAAGAGGGGTGTCTACAGAAAAACACACTGCCAAATGCATTGATTAATAGATCGGCATTTTCTACATTGCAACTCCGAGTGTTAATTTTCTAATCTTAATAACCAAATAACTAAAATGAAAAAATCGATAATCTTGTTCTATGCGCTACTAACTTCGATATTTATGTCAGCTCAAATACCAAATAGTGGACTAGTTGGTTGGTGGCCGTTCAATGGAAACTCAAATGACGAAAGCGGGAATGGCTTAAATGCCATTTCGAATAATGGAACATTTATTAGCGACAGAAACGGCGTGTTAAATTCTGCTGTTGCCTTGAACGGAGTTGATCAAATGATAAACCTACCATCTGTTGACTCTCTTAACACAGATACTTTTTCAATAAATTTTTGGACTCTTGCCAACTCATATTCTATACATAATATTGTTCAGATGGGGAATATTGGAGCAGAATTGCGCTGGAGTTTATTTTGGTCGCTAACTCAAGAATATTTTTCACCGATGACATGTGCAGGTACTTATGGTAACGGCAATACCATTTCTAATGGGGTGCCTTTGAGTACTTGGAATAATTTGTGTTTTGTAAATGAAGGTAGAAGTACTAAATTCTACCTTAACGGAATTTTGATTGGACAACAGAATACTGCAGATTCAATGCAATGTTATTTATCTAACATGAGTTTATTCTTTGGGGGTGATATTGGAGGTGGCGCAATTGAGTATTACAATGGAAATTTTGATGATATTGGGATTTGGTCTCGTGCATTAACTGATTTGGAAGTCAATCAAATTTTTTCCATGCAAAATACTACACCTTGCGCCTCTTCTTATTTACCATTAAGTTTAACAAACGACATTGTAGGGTGGTATCCTTTCTGTGGTAACGCAAATGATGAAAGTGGCAATAACAACAATGGAACTGCAAATGGTGCGATCCTCACCGCTGATAGATTCGGAAGTTCATCTGCTGCTTATTCATTCAATGCAAATATTGACGCCATAGACATTCCGAGTACCTTTGGGCTTCAACTGACAGACACATTCAGTATTTCAGTATGGGTAAAGCCAATAAATAGCACTTATGGTACAGGACCAAATTATCATTCGATCATTCAGAAGTGGGGCGGAAACGGTGACGCTTCCTACATGATTGCTTTAAAACCAAATGGGATACCTTATCTCGTAACTCACGATGGAATTAACAATAGCGAATTGCTTGCCACTAACTCAATACCATTTAATCAATGGACAAACATTGTTGTGTCTCAAAAGAATGATTCCGCCTTTATTTACATCAATGGCTATTTGGACTCAAGTAGAAATGGAATGTTTGTCCCTATTGTAAATAATAATAGAATTCTTATTGGAAAAAACGACCCATACACTTCAACAAACGGTGATGCATTTGAAGGAGATGTTGACGATATTGGCATCTGGAAAAGAAATTTATCAGCACAAGATGTTATCCAAATTTACAATGCTGGTCTATGCTTTCAAACTATTACTGTGACCGATACGCTTATCATCAATGCAAACCTCACTAGCTTACAACCACTCACTTATCAAAATTCTATAAAAATATACCCAAATCCGTCAAGCGATCATATAACTGTTGACAATGGTGCTAATTATTCTTCTCTTGCCGGATATACTTTAAGAATAGACAATTCACTAGGTCAAACTGTCCATTCAAATGTAATCAGTCAACAGATTTACACTATTGACTTGAGTACATGGACAGGAAACGGAGTTTATTTTGTATATCTTATTAATTTAGCAGGTCATGCGATTGATGTGAGAAAAATTGTGATACAATAACATCAAGAATGGGCGTCTTTTTTTGGGGGGGACGAGGGGCGAGGGACGGGGGGCGAGATGCGAGATGCGAGATGCGTGGAAAGGACGTTGGGTTTTTGCGGTAGCATCTACGAGGAAGCGGAAGGAATTTTACAGCTTCAGCGTATTGCTCACAGCCTACCGCATACAGCCTACCGCATACTGCTTGCCGCCCACTGCCTACTGCCCCAAAAGTGCCTGCTTCGGCTCGATGATACCCGGAATCCATTTAACTTGTAACCATGAAACTCGACGACTTCAATCCGGTCTTATTCTGGGATACGGACATCCGTACGTTGTCGGTGGAAGACCACACGGGATTCATCATTACGCGTGTGTGCATGTTGGGCGGGTGGAAGGACTGGCAAGCCTTGAAGGAGCTCTACGGTGTTGATCGGATCAGGCACGAGCTACTGCATGCCCGCTACCTCGATAAGAAGACACTTAATTATTTCAGTCTGATTCTGGAAGAGCCAAAGGAGAGCTTCCGATGCTACACCTTGGCGCAGTCGAATCCCGCTCATTGGGGATATTGAAGGTACTGCAGGGAATAGTCGCCCTGAAACACTTCTATCTTGCAGGTGAAACGGCTCTCGCTTTGCATTACGGACACCGGATTTCCGCCGATCTCGATTGCTTTACTCCGAGAGTCTTTGAAAGTTCCGAAATACTCGATGAGCTCAATCAGTACCATGCAATAGGTGTTTGGGCTCTGTCCAGGAATTCGCTAACCCTTTCGCTGGATGTTGTCAAGGTTGATTTCATTCGTCATGATTACCCATTGATCAAGCCTGCCGCTGTTGTCGACGTTGTTCGAATAGCTTCTCCCGAAGACATAGGAGCCATGAAGTTGAACAGTATCGCCAACCGGGGAGCCAAGAAGGACTTTTTCGATCTTCATGAGTTGCTTCGGTATTTTTCTTTGTCTGCCTTATTAGGATTTTATAAAGAGAAGTATTCCCAATCGGAATGGGCCATCGCGTTGAAGAGTCTGACCTATTTCGATGATGCAGATCTGGAGCCGGACCCTGTTTCCATCCGTAAGATTTCTTGGAAACAAGTCAAGGAGGATGTGTCCAACTGCGTGAGGTCGTTTGGTCTTTAGGAGTGTTGTTCGGAATAAAAGGCCGTTTGCCCTTACTCCGGATGAGACCGAATGATCTTGAAAAGGCGTTTGATTAACTTTATCCCGATGTCTGACCAAATACATCACTACCGCCTCACCACCACCTGGAAAGGCAACCGCGGCACCGGCACGTCGGATGTCGGGGCGTATGACCGCCTGCACACGATCGAGGTTCCCGGAAAACCGGTCCTTACGCTGACGACGGACAATGCCCTGTATGGCGATCGCAGTGTGTTGAATCCGGAGGACCTGCTGGTATCGGCGCTTTCTTCCTGTCACATGATGTCGTACCTCTATCTGTGTGCGAAAGCGCGGGTCGTGGTCACCGCGTACACGGATCACGCGGAGGGCAGGATGATCGAATGGGGAAAGGGCGGAGGCCGGTTCGAAGAATTGGTGCTCAAGCCGGAAGTTACCGTACAGGATGCTTCCATGCTCGAACGCGCAAAGCAACTGCATGGGATGGCGCACAAGATCTGTTACATCGCCAACTCGGTCAATTTTCCAGTACGTTGTGAGCCAGTCATACGGATCGCCTAATCGATTGCTGACTTACTATTCGAGCGTGCGCAATTCACGCTGGTAGTCGAACTGCAGGTCCTCGTGCTGTTTCGCGACCGACTGCCGGATCTTCTTCAGCTGACCTTCCCACAGGTTCACCAGCACCGGACTTTCGCGGAATGGAATGTCCGAATCCCGGAGCGTCTGCAGGAAATGCATGCGTAGCTCGATCTCCGTCTCCGTCTTCCCGCTGTACCGGATGTAGCGGTTAAGGTCGCGCAGGACCTTGCGGACGCTTTTCTTGGCCAGGTAAAGCGTACTTCTGTTCATTTCCCCGAACCGGGCGCTCACCTGGTCGCGGATGTGCTTTCGGTAACCCGCCTCATCGGAGGATTCGAAGACGAGGTACGTCAGCAGTTCCTTATTCTCCGCTTTGTGTTTCGCCAGCCGGATGCAATAGTCCAGCAACTGCTTGGGAGATCGGGTGGCGAGCTCTTTGGAGATTTCTGCTAAGGTGGCGGGCCGCATATCGGGTTCAAAGTTAGGGACGACGGATTCGGTACGGATGGTTTCATGCTCGAAATGCTAACAGCCTTGCGGGGTGTTGCGGATTTACGTCCTTTGCTGTAGGTTTAACCATGCTTCGATCGACCATGCGACTGCTTCTTCCTGGCATTCTTTGCCTATCCCTTTTCAGTTCCTGTAGTCTGACCTGTACCCAGGGCGAAGGCCCCGTGGTCGACGATCATCGAAAACTCGATCGCTTTGATCGGATCCAGTTGAATTTCGATGCACGGATTTCGATCCATAAAGGTGATGTCCCCGGTCTTGTCATCCACGCGCAGGAGAATCTGCTGAATGAAATCGTGGCCAAGGAGAGCGGCGGAAAACTCGAATTGAATTCGGAATCCTGCATGGAGGTGGACGAGCCGGTTCGGATCGAAATCACCGTACCGGACCTGCGCGAACTGGAAGTGACCGGCAGCGGTGATATCGTGTTGCTGGACACGTTTATGGTTGAAACCATTGAGCTATCGGTGACCGGCTCCGGCAGCATTCACGGACGCCTTGTCGCCGCCCGAATAGAAAGCGAAGTAACCGGCTCCGGCGATATCGTGCTGGAAGGTTCCGCGAACGAACAAGTGATCGACATCACCGGTTCCGGCGACGTGAAAGCGATGGCCTTGCCCTGCAATACCGCGGATGTGGACGTGACCGGCTCCGGGGATGCTTACTTGTATGTCATCAAGCAACTCGACGCTGAAGTCAGCGGTAGCGGTACCGTTCACTACAAAGGCAAACCCGAAATGAAGTCGGAAGTCAACGGCAGCGGTAAAGTGGTGGATGACAATTAATGAACCAGGTTCAGTTCAGGTGCACCCGCACCGGTAACGTATAACGTACCAGGACCGGTTGTCCTTTTTTCGTCGCGGGTTTCCATGCCGGCATGTTCCGTATCACCCGGACCGCTTCCGTATTCAAGTCCTTGTTCGCGCCGCGTACGACGTGCGGATACAGTACTTTGCCTTTGCGGTCGATGATGAATTCCACGAATGCCAGCGTTCCGGCCGAGCCGTCTTTTACCGCGGCGGTGTTCAGGTTTTTCTTCAGGTAACCGAACAATCCTTCCGTGCCACCCGGGAATTCCGGTAACTGATCAACATAACGTTCGGTTTGTTTATCGGCTTCCGCGGCGCTCATCACCGGCTCGGGTTTGGTAACCAGGGCCCGGCGGAAGGTCTTCACCGGCATCACCTCGTCGCCGAAGTGCACATTGCCGCCGCAGTTTTTCGTCAGCAGGATGTACGTAGCCGTGTCACCCAGCGCAAGCACCGAACTCCAGTCGCGGCAGGCTGCCAGCGTATCGCTCTGCTGCCAGTTTACGACGCCCCGTTGAAAGTAGGCTTTCGGGTCGAGGTCGTTTTCCTTCAGGCTGTTGTTCAAGAACGTTTCGGCGGTCGAGTACTGCTGTGACTGGATCAATTGCAGGCCTTTGTCATTCGGATTTTGCAAGAGGCCTTCCTTGACCGATTGATCGAGTGTAGGATCCAGCGGGGTGCCCGTTTGTGCTGTTGTATTCAGCGTAAATGCTAATATGAAAAGTAGAAAAGTCCGAAACGTATGCATGGATTATCGCGATAGGATTAGTGGTTAATGACCAGTTCCGCCTGCGACAACCCTTTATCATTCCGCAGCAGTATCGTGTAGTGGCCGTTTGCGAGATGATCGGTTTCGATCGGAATCCTGCTGACGCCGGCCGAGAGTTGCAAGGTGCTTGTTGTACAAATGCGTCCACGAGCATCCACGATTTGCAGGCGATACGTGCCGGCAGTAAGGAGGTTGACCTCCACCCGGCTGAAGCTGCCGGCCGGATTGGGTGCAATGCCCATGGAAGCGATGCTGCCCGTATGAGCGGGAAGTCCGGTGTTAAAACGAAAGGGTACCAGGGCCGCG
This genomic stretch from Bacteroidota bacterium harbors:
- the folB gene encoding dihydroneopterin aldolase; this encodes MPIFLKNIRSYAYHGCLPEEARIGGNYRVDVRLDFDSGKSERTDDLKDTVDYCQVYDIVQREMAIRSKLIEHVGARIADALLNEIALLDATTVRVTKIAPPMNGDVQEVQFIVRRSRSGK
- a CDS encoding T9SS type A sorting domain-containing protein, with product MRSVKKSPSRIRFAPRTRQRFRQRLVVASLLLFFLISGVVFVYMNLGDSREAYAVANISWNGNISTDWNTAGNWSPANVPGASDNVTIPNRTNQPVLSANVSVQNLTLNNGSNLKLNGKTLNVTGTFNQQSGGALDLEGGILNASGNAYFSPGTIADAAGTGSVSLTGPTVSIGASGGTLTFAPTLSISSNSISLRSTIFQKAVDIRKTGGGNDASAGGNTFQAALTCTLQAGGYFVMSNSNGDVYNADVTITNNSSGTFYLSHGGTSTFNGNVTLNNSGTGGFQIGASGGTSNFAADKTFLTSGFSGGPLTMNRVNQSGSSTSTFTASLTNFNSTNAVCIAPMSLVCSGTANITNGTFYNDFSLEANDINLGQSNRLATVSGNVSIKKKGGSSNTWTGGNQFGNAGGTVSIIHQGGGNLALGGTNGDTINAPMTLTNATTSGIFYFAHNGSSYATEDIALSCGSSGGIYIGQSNGRLAFAPDKALYTESHTRGPLLIRNLTESGTTARTIDATTGACTFNNCYLTTAVRIVATGQINLQNSDLVNNVSFSAPDYSFSGGNRLATQSGDAEITFTGVSGDYWNGGNTFGNSSGVIRITNNGSGQVVVGNGSGDTYNTDVILSNNTPSSIFYFAHAGTNTFAGNVQVNNISTGGLQWGASNGTSTFAAGKVIYTGDYRNGPLQLSRITQSGTTDKTIQAMPTIFQVNNSTLITAVNVQCTGASALTSANLLSNVRLRATDITLSGANQLGTQGDSLVLEKTGNNGNNWSGGNTFGRTGGYMELRVSGNGQLVLANSTRDLFLSDVLLRNQGSGILYVAHNDNTGTVFGGDLELSNTGTGSIRFGQSGGTAVLASGKRLIVRDSLFTSGDLYLRRFTQLGSTAIDINVRSGTGSIYFQTSSVFNGTLSVAFPQVYLNGATFNGSTRVEKTGATDNNSSGDNIFNGPVLLANSGTGAFNLAVSNPDDFNAAATFQQHGSGAMNPAYNNSNTFAGDLSTLGTTTAITFGAGSGTVRINGTSAQVFSNEAAKPATVRRLTMVNTGPGLTLNGPLTVSLSLTLTSGLITTTDNNLLTFANGFSSVSNTSNTSYVNGPVRKTGNQSFTFPVGKNGYYRPISISAPSTATDQFIAEYFQSDPAGFSDVTRLEAALNRVSRCEYWNLRRNAGSSNVNVTLSWNTTSCGVSVPSQLRVARWDSSGTMWRNQGNGGTSGNPASGTLVSTPAVTQFGQFTLGSSTANNALPIELSAFSAEKTGAHVLVRWETMSEINNDYFNVERSGDGEHFEVLKTLPGAGNTTERKQYQWLDEQPLDGISFYRLRQTDYDGKFEVFDPVSVKRGEATEEFRLMSAAPNPFTDQMKAVIYLPAAGDVLFDLSDLNGSSVFSNRLPATGGVSVLQAAELGRLQAGFYLLRIFVNDELKQSVKLLKQ
- a CDS encoding nucleotidyl transferase AbiEii/AbiGii toxin family protein produces the protein MKVLQGIVALKHFYLAGETALALHYGHRISADLDCFTPRVFESSEILDELNQYHAIGVWALSRNSLTLSLDVVKVDFIRHDYPLIKPAAVVDVVRIASPEDIGAMKLNSIANRGAKKDFFDLHELLRYFSLSALLGFYKEKYSQSEWAIALKSLTYFDDADLEPDPVSIRKISWKQVKEDVSNCVRSFGL
- a CDS encoding OsmC family protein; this encodes MSDQIHHYRLTTTWKGNRGTGTSDVGAYDRLHTIEVPGKPVLTLTTDNALYGDRSVLNPEDLLVSALSSCHMMSYLYLCAKARVVVTAYTDHAEGRMIEWGKGGGRFEELVLKPEVTVQDASMLERAKQLHGMAHKICYIANSVNFPVRCEPVIRIA
- a CDS encoding DUF2807 domain-containing protein; this translates as MRLLLPGILCLSLFSSCSLTCTQGEGPVVDDHRKLDRFDRIQLNFDARISIHKGDVPGLVIHAQENLLNEIVAKESGGKLELNSESCMEVDEPVRIEITVPDLRELEVTGSGDIVLLDTFMVETIELSVTGSGSIHGRLVAARIESEVTGSGDIVLEGSANEQVIDITGSGDVKAMALPCNTADVDVTGSGDAYLYVIKQLDAEVSGSGTVHYKGKPEMKSEVNGSGKVVDDN
- a CDS encoding energy transducer TonB — its product is MHTFRTFLLFILAFTLNTTAQTGTPLDPTLDQSVKEGLLQNPNDKGLQLIQSQQYSTAETFLNNSLKENDLDPKAYFQRGVVNWQQSDTLAACRDWSSVLALGDTATYILLTKNCGGNVHFGDEVMPVKTFRRALVTKPEPVMSAAEADKQTERYVDQLPEFPGGTEGLFGYLKKNLNTAAVKDGSAGTLAFVEFIIDRKGKVLYPHVVRGANKDLNTEAVRVIRNMPAWKPATKKGQPVLVRYTLPVRVHLN